A window of Brassica napus cultivar Da-Ae unplaced genomic scaffold, Da-Ae ScsIHWf_2336;HRSCAF=3015, whole genome shotgun sequence contains these coding sequences:
- the LOC106426442 gene encoding NAC domain-containing protein 12, with the protein MISLPSSMAESKVNLSINGQSKVPPGFRFHPTEEELLHYYLRKKVHSQKIDLDVIREVDLNKLEPWDIQEECRIGSTPQNDWYFFSHKDKKYPTGTRTNRATVSGFWKATGRDKIIYSCVRRIGLRKTLVFYKGRAPHGQKSDWIMHEYRLDETPTTNEYSDVVSEDPMSYNEEGWVVCRVFRKKNYQKIDDSPKITLSSSPGDTEEKKRSTTSHNTQNGNVLDHVLLYMDRSCPNICMPELQTTIQRQHNQDDILFMQLPSLETPKSEDLVDQSLNIPNQLDSSLVQEKKNGRPVCSNWASLDRLVAWQLNNGHHKCDRASFDEEEEDGDTMMQRWDLHWSNDDHVDLWSSFTESSSSPSSLDPLLHLSV; encoded by the exons atgatatcgTTACCATCATCAATGGCGGAGAGTAAGGTAAACCTGTCGATCAATGGACAATCAAAAGTGCCACCAGGTTTCAGATTCCATCCAACAGAAGAAGAGCTTCTCCATTACTATCTTCGCAAGAAAGTTCACTCTCAAAAGATAGATCTTGATGTCATTCGTGAAGTTGATCTCAACAAGCTGGAGCCTTGGGATATTCAAG AAGAATGTAGAATCGGTTCGACGCCGCAGAACGACTGGTACTTCTTCAGTCACAAGGACAAAAAATATCCAACGGGGACCAGGACAAACCGGGCAACAGTTTCCGGATTCTGGAAGGCGACTGGACGTGACAAGATCATCTACAGTTGTGTCAGGAGGATTGGATTGAGAAAGACGCTCGTGTTCTACAAAGGAAGAGCTCCCCATGGTCAGAAATCTGATTGGATCATGCATGAGTATCGCCTCGACGAGACTCCAACAACTAAT GAATATTCAGATGTTGTAAGTGAAGATCCAATGAGCTACAACGAAGAAGGTTGGGTGGTATGTCGAGTGTTCAGGAAGAAGAACTATCAAAAGATCGACGACTCTCCTAAAATCACTCTATCTTCTTCACCTGGTGACACGGAGGAAAAGAAAAGGTCCACCACCTCCCACAACACTCAAAACGGCAACGTCTTGGACCACGTTCTTCTATACATGGACCGTTCCTGTCCCAACATCTGCATGCCCGAGCTCCAAACCACGATCCAACGTCAACATAATCAAGACGATATTTTATTCATGCAACTCCCAAGTCTTGAGACACCCAAATCCGAGGACCTGGTCGACCAAAGTTTAAATATTCCAAACCAGCTCGATTCCTCTCTGGTTCAAGAGAAGAAAAACGGCAGACCGGTTTGCAGTAATTGGGCTAGTCTTGACCGACTAGTGGCGTGGCAGTTGAACAACGGTCATCATAAGTGTGATCGTGCGAGttttgatgaagaagaggaagatggtGATACCATGATGCAGCGATGGGATCTTCACTGGAGTAATGATGATCATGTCGATCTTTGGAGTAGTTTCACTGAATCTTCTTCATCCCCTTCGTCTTTAGATCCTCTTCTCCATTTATCTGTATGA